A single region of the Manihot esculenta cultivar AM560-2 chromosome 12, M.esculenta_v8, whole genome shotgun sequence genome encodes:
- the LOC110627770 gene encoding methylesterase 10 produces the protein MEEKQRHFVLVHGACHGAWCWYKLITLLKSAGHKVTALDLAASGVHPKQVHELRSISDYCEPLTKFMMSLPAEERVILVGHSFGGLGISIAMEKFPEKISAGVFAAAIMPGPDFTYTTVKEELARRMDRNVDTQYTYDDGPNNPPTSSLFGPIGMSTMVYQLSPPEDLMLGMMLIRPDRLLSDAAVQIEAELTKERHGTVPRIYIVCGQDKTLKLDLQRWMIQQNPPDEVKLISDSDHMVMFSKAQELCCCLQEIANKYF, from the exons ATGGAAGAGAAGCAAAGGCACTTTGTATTAGTCCATGGAGCCTGCCATGGAGCATGGTGTTGGTATAAGTTAATCACTCTTCTAAAATCAGCTGGTCACAAAGTTACAGCTCTCGACCTTGCTGCTTCCGGTGTCCATCCAAAGCAGGTGCATGAACTCCGATCAATATCAGACTATTGTGAGCCGTTGACGAAATTTATGATGTCTCTGCCGGCAGAAGAAAGAGTGATTCTAGTTGGCCACAGTTTTGGTGGACTCGGCATATCAATTGCTATGGAAAAGTTCCCTGAGAAAATTTCTGCTGGAGTCTTTGCTGCTGCAATCATGCCAGGTCCTGATTTCACTTACACAACTGTAAAAGAAGAG CTTGCTAGAAGGATGGATCGCAATGTGGACACACAGTATACATACGATGATGGTCCCAACAATCCTCCAACCTCCAGTCTTTTTGGACCCATTGGTATGTCAACCATGGTGTACCAACTCTCACCACCTGAG GATTTAATGCTTGGAATGATGTTGATAAGACCTGATCGTCTCCTTAGCGATGCAGCAGTACAAATAGAAGCAGAGCTTACCAAGGAAAGGCATGGAACGGTTCCACGAATTTATATTGTGTGTGGCCAAGATAAAACTCTAAAGCTAGATTTGCAGAGGTGGATGATCCAACAAAATCCACCTGATGAAGTAAAGCTTATATCTGATTCTGATCACATGGTCATGTTTTCAAAAGCGCAAGAACTCTGTTGTTGCCTCCAAGAGATTGCAAACAAATACTTTTGA